A stretch of the Rutidosis leptorrhynchoides isolate AG116_Rl617_1_P2 unplaced genomic scaffold, CSIRO_AGI_Rlap_v1 contig54, whole genome shotgun sequence genome encodes the following:
- the LOC139884346 gene encoding vacuolar protein sorting-associated protein 55 homolog gives MSMPGYMRTCFHTGKLASLALFVSGGIVLLILACALYDNWWPMLSVIMYVLLPMPLLFFAGSDGSSLFSESDNRWVSAAKFLTGVSAIGSIAIPAILKHANVICWGAFAMELSSFVIFVLAIICCIRMMSEDDDYTMF, from the exons ATGTCGATGCCAGGTTATATGCGTACTTGCTTTCATACAGGGAAACTTGCATCTCTGGCACTTTTTGTATCTGGTGGAATCGTGTTGCTAATTCTT GCATGTGCGTTGTATGATAACTGGTGGCCAATGCTAAGTG TAATTATGTATGTGCTTCTTCCAATGCCTTTGTTATTCTTTGCTGGATCAGATGGTTCGTCTCTTTTTTCTGAATCTGATAATCG ATGGGTTAGTGCTGCAAAATTCTTGACCGGAGTGTCAGCGATTGGAAGTATAGCAATCCCGGCAATATTAAAGCATGCCAATGTTATTTGTTGGGGAGCATTTGCAATGGAGCTCTCGTCCTTTGTCATTTTTGTGTTGGCAATAATCTGTTGCATTCGCATGATGAGTGAAGATGACGATTACACCATGTTCTGA
- the LOC139884357 gene encoding tobamovirus multiplication protein 2A-like, whose product MGCKGCFEWLLKLLNFLITLVGLAMVGYGIYLYVEYKRAADDTLTLLSPVTGDTVDLGRPMLIAVSLSSSFLDHLPKAWFIYLFLALGVILFIISLIGCIASCTRTGCCLVFYSILVVLMICVELAFCGYIYFDKSWKEKIPTDDTGDFHMIYDCLREHWDIVRWVALVCLILEVLIFILALVVRAANKPPEYDSDDELIVPRQQIRQPLINRLPPATGVPISGNADQRGGRTDPWSTRMREKYGLDTSEFTYNPSESQRYQQVQTQPTEEKGRCTIM is encoded by the exons ATGGGTTGTAAAGGGTGCTTTGAGTGGCTGTTGAAGCTCCTCAACTTCTTGATTACTCTTGTGGGATTAGCAATGGTTGGTTATGGAATTTACTTGTATGTGGAATACAAACGAGCTGCTGATGATACTCTTACATTATTATCACCTGTAACTGGGGATACAGTTGACCTTGGTCGACCGATGCTCATTGCAGTTTCCTTGTCAAGTAGCTTTCTTGATCACCTACCAAAGGCTTG GTTCATATATTTATTCCTTGCACTTGGCGTAATCCTCTTCATCATCTCTTTGATTGGATGCATTGCATCTTGTACTCGAACTGGATGCTGCTTGGTTTTC TATTCAATACTGGTGGTCTTAATGATCTGTGTGGAACTGGCATTTTGTGGCTATATATACTTTGACAAGAGCTGGAAAGAA aAAATTCCAACAGACGATACCGGAGATTTTCACATGATTTATGATTGTCTTAGAGAACATTGGGATATTGTCAGATGGGTTGCTCTTGTTTGTTTGATTTTAGAG GTTTTGATATTTATTCTAGCCCTTGTGGTTAGGGCCGCAAACAAACCTCCAGAATATGACAGTGATGATGAGCTCATAGTCCCAAGGCAACAAATTAGGCAGCCTTTGATAAACAGACTACCTCCTGCTACTGGTGTGCCAATTTCTGGAAACGCGGATCAGCGTGGCGGCAGAACTGATCCTTGGAGCACACGTATGCGGGAAAAG TATGGGCTTGATACTTCTGAGTTTACGTACAACCCTTCCGAGTCACAAAGGTATCAACAAGTTCAAACACAGCCAACAGAAGAAAAGGGTCGCTGCACAATCATGTAA
- the LOC139884349 gene encoding peroxidase 20 — translation MKHSRLLLLAALLVISLFSQLREISSEEEEEEEPLFLDYYKETCPLAEEIVRRQVEIAVVKDPRMAASLLRLHFHDCFVMGCDGSILLDSYEDIVSEKLAGPNINSVRGFEVIDTIKYYLEEACPYTVSCADILALAARDSVVLRGGPNWEVWLGRRDSLEASFNGANQYIPSPNSTLEGLIANFQQQGLHIGDLVALSGGHTIGVARCVSFKDRIYKNEEEKYDRYKRYETFRRILKSICPESGRDNQIAPLDFRTPAKFDNLYYINVVEGKGLLGSDNVLITQDEEGEIRDQMWAYARSQELFFKSFVKSIVRMGNIHVLTGNQGEIRRNCRFVNP, via the exons atgAAGCATTCTAGGCTACTACTATTAGCGGCATTATTAGTAATATCTTTGTTTTCCCAGTTGAGAGAAATTTCaagtgaggaagaagaagaagaagaacctctCTTTCTCGATTACTATAAAGAGACCTGCCCATTAGCAGAAGAGATTGTGAGACGACAAGTCGAGATTGCTGTCGTCAAGGATCCTCGAATGGCTGCTTCTTTACTACGCTTACACTTCCATGATTGTTTTGTTATG GGATGTGATGGATCGATTCTGTTGGACAGTTATGAGGACATTGTTAGCGAAAAGCTGGCCGGACCGAATATTAACTCTGTTCGAGGATTTGAGGTGATCGACACAATTAAGTACTACCTTGAAGAAGCTTGTCCTTATACAGTCTCTTGCGCCGATATCCTGGCATTGGCCGCCCGAGATTCTGTCGTTCTG AGAGGTGGGCCGAATTGGGAGGTCTGGCTAGGAAGGAGAGACTCATTGGAAGCAAGCTTTAATGGCGCCAATCAATACATTCCTTCACCAAATTCTACACTTGAAGGCCTCATTGCCAATTTTCAACAACAAGGTCTTCACATTGGAGATTTAGTTGCTTTATCAG GTGGTCACACTATTGGAGTGGCTAGATGTGTGAGTTTCAAAGACAGAATCTACAAAAACGAAGAAGAGAAATACGATCGTTACAAAAGGTACGAAACGTTTCGTAGAATCCTAAAGTCGATATGTCCAGAATCCGGAAGAGATAACCAGATAGCGCCTTTGGATTTCCGAACACCAGCGAAATTCGACAATCTTTATTACATTAACGTTGTCGAAGGCAAAGGATTGTTGGGTTCTGATAATGTTTTGATAACACAAGATGAAGAAGGGGAAATTAGAGATCAAATGTGGGCTTATGCTAGAAGTCAAGAATTGTTCTTCAAGTCATTTGTAAAATCCATTGTCAGGATGGGGAACATACATGTTCTAACTGGTAATCAAGGAGAAATCAGGAGAAACTGTAGATTTGTCAATCCTTAG
- the LOC139884358 gene encoding transcription initiation factor TFIID subunit 13-like, with product MSNPLGASSSKSKVGASQPSETSFKRKRGMFQKDLHHMMYGFGDGPNPLPETVALVEDIVVEYVTDLTHKAQDIGSKRGKLSVEDFLYLIRKDTPKLNRCTELLSMQEELKQARKAFEVDEDKLEKMASTE from the exons ATGAGCAATCCTCTGGGGGCATCATCTTCAAAATCCAAAGTTGGAGCCTCACAACCATCCGAGACTTCATTCAAGCGCAAGCGTGGAATGTTTCAGAAAGATT TGCACCACATGATGTATGGTTTTGGAGATGGTCCTAAT CCACTTCCTGAAACAGTTGCACTAGTGGAAGACATTGTTGTGGAGTATGTCACCGATTTG ACACATAAAGCTCAAGATATTGGATCAAAGAGGGGAAAGCTTTCAGTTGAAGACTTCCTGTACCTAATTCGCAAG GATACTCCAAAACTTAATCGATGTACAGAATTGCTGTCCATGCAAGAAGAGCTTAAACAAGCTAGGAAGGCTTTTGAAGTTGATGAAGATAAGTTGGAGAAGATGGCGTCAACTGAGTGA